Part of the Pseudomonas baltica genome is shown below.
TATCGAGGCGACCCACGCCAACGTGTTCAAGCGCACCCCGTTCGCCATGCTCGAAATTTTCGTGCTGATGGCGCAGACCCCTGAGATCAAGGGCGTACGGGCCGACACTATTCGCCTGATTCGCGAACATCGCCACCTGATCGATGACAGTTTCCGCCACGATATCCGCAACACCAGCCTGTTCATCGAGCTGTTCAAGTGCGAGATCGGCATCCACCGCAACCTGCGTCGCATGAACCGTTACGGCATTCTGGGCCGCTACCTGCCGGAGTTCGGCCATATCATCGGCCAGATGCAGCACGACCTGTTTCATATCTATACGGTCGACGCTCACACCCTCAATCTCATCAAGCATCTGCGCAAACTGCAGTACACCCAGGTGTCCGAGAAATTCCCGTTAGCCAGCAAGATCATGTGCAAACTGCCCAAGCCCGAGCTGATCTACCTGGCCGGGCTGTATCACGACATCGGCAAGGGGCGTAACGGTGATCACTCCGAACTCGGTGCGGTGGATGCCGAGGCGTTCTGCCAGCGCCATCAACTACCGGCGTGGGACAGCCGCCTGATCGTCTGGCTGGTGCAGAACCACCTGGTGATGTCGACCACCGCGCAGCGCAAGGATCTCTCCGACCCGCAGGTGATCCACGACTTTGCCAACCTGGTGGGCGACGATGTCCACCTCGACTATCTGTATGTGCTCACCGTGGCCGACATCAACGCCACCAACCCGAGCCTGTGGAACTCGTGGCGGGCCAGCCTGCTGCGTCAGCTCTATACCGAGACCAAGCGCGCCCTGCGCCGCGGCCTGGAGAACCCGCTGGACCGCGAAGAACAGATTCGCCAGACGCAAAGCGCAGCCCTGGATATCCTCGTGCGCGCCGGCACCGATCCCGACGAAGTGGAGCAGCTCTGGTCGCAGTTGGGCGATGACTACTTCTTGCGTCACACCGCTGGCGACGTGGCCTGGCACAGCGACGCGATCCTGCAGCAACCGGCCCACGCCGAGCCGCTGGTGCTGATCAAGGAAACTACCCAGCGCGAGTTCGAGGGCGGCACGCAGATCTTCATCTACGCGCCCGATCAGCATGACTTCTTCGCCGTGACCGTGGCCGCCATGGACCAGCTCAACCTCAACATCCATGACGCGCGCATCATCACCTCGAGCAGCCAGTTCACCCTCGACACCTACATAGTGCTCGATACCGATGGCGGCTCGATCGGCGACAATCCTGCCCGTATACAACAGATTCGCGATGGTCTGACTGAAGCCCTGCGCAACCCGGACGACTACCCGAACATCATCCAGCGCCGAGTGCCGCGCCAGCTCAAGCACTTCGCCTTCGAGCCGCAAGTGACCATCAGCAATGACGCCGGGCGCCCGGTGACAGTGCTGGAACTCAGCGCACCGGATCGCCCTGGCTTGCTGGCGCGCATCGGCAAGATCTTCCTGGAGTTCGACCTGTCGCTGCAAAACGCCAAGATTGCCACCTTGGGCGAGCGCGTCGAAGACGTGTTCTTTATTACCGACGCGAGCAACCAGCCGCTATCCGACCCGCAGCTGTGCAGCCGCCTGCAGGAGTCGATCGTCGACCATCTGAAGGTCAACGGTATCGACCCCACGCGAATGAGCATTTAACGAGACCCGATCGATGAACAACGCCCTCAACCAGCTGCAGCCCTACCCGTTCGAAAAACTGCGAGCCCTGCTCGGTGGCGTGCAACCGGCTGCCGACAAGCGCCCGATCGCTTTGTCGATCGGCGAACCCAAGCACGCGTCGCCAGCCTTTGTGGCCCAGGCGCTGACAGACAACCTGGACAAGATGTCGGTGTACCCGACCACTCTGGGCGTCCCGGCTCTGCGCGAGGCAATCGGCCACTGGTGCGAGCGACGCTTCGGCGTGCCGCCGGGCTGGATCGATCCGGCCCGCCACGTGCTGCCGGTCAACGGGACCCGCGAAGCGTTGTTCGCGTTCACCCAGACCGTGGTACAGCGCAGCGACGACGGTCTGGTGATCAGCCCCAACCCGTTCTATCAGATCTATGAAGGCGCGGCGCTGCTGGCTGGTGCCAAGCCGCACTACCTGCCCTGCCTGGACGACAACGGTTTCAACCCGGACTTCGACGCCGTGTCGGCCGAGACCTGGCAGCGCTGCCAGATCCTGTTCCTGTGCTCGCCCGGCAACCCGACGGGCGCATTGATCCCGCTGCAAACCTTGAAAAAACTGATCGCTCTGGCCGACCAGTACGACTTCGTGATCGCGGCCGACGAGTGCTACAGCGAGCTGTACTTCGACGAGCAATCGCCCCCCCCGGGCCTGCTGACCGCCTGCGCGGAGCTGGGCCGCAGCGATTTCAAGCGTTGCGTGGTGTTTCATAGCCTGTCCAAGCGCTCCAACCTGCCAGGGCTGCGCTCGGGTTTCGTGGCCGGTGATGCCGAGATCCTCAAGGCCTTCCTGCTGTACCGCACCTACCACGGTTGCGCGATGCCGGTGCAAACCCAGCTGGCCAGCGTCGCTGCCTGGAACGACGAAGCCCACGTGCGAGCCAACCGCGACCTGTATCGCGAGAAGTTCGATGCGGTGCTCGACATCCTCGCCCCGGTCATGGATGTGCAACGCCCGGACGGCAGCTTCTACCTGTGGCCGAAAGTCGAGGGGGATGACGCCGAGTTCACCCGCGCGCTGTTCGAAGAGCAGCATGTGACCGTAGTGCCGGGCTCGTATCTGAGCCGCGACGTCGATGGCCTCAACCCCGGCGCCGGTCGCGTGCGCCTGGCGTTGGTCGCACCGCTGGCCGAATGCGTCGAGGCGGCGCAGCGGATCCGCGCGTTCATCCAGAGCCGCTGATCGCTGCCACTACTGTGGGACCGGTGCCTGCCCGATCCCACAGCGCTCGCGGTGCAACTACTTGCCCACCCCCAGGTTGGCCTCGTTGATATCCAGCTCGGCCAGCAACTGACGCACCACATCATCACCAATCTGCCGTTGCCGGCGCAGGTCATACAGCTTGCGCCGCTGGGCTCGCAACGCTGCCAGACGCAAGCGCCGCTCCAACTGGTGCATTTGCAGCGCCTGCGCCTGCGCTTCTTCGGAATCGTTGATGATGTCCAGCTGATGGCGATATTCGGCCATCAACTGCGCCTTCATCTCCGTGGCCAGCGCCGCCTGCGCCGCATCACCGCCGCTATCGCCCAGCTCCTCGGCCTCCAGCGCCTTGATCGCTTCCTGGGCCGTCTGCCGACGGGTTTCGCGAACCTCGGCATGCAGCTTCTCATCCGAGCCCTTGTCCATCCCCCGCAGCAAGAGGGGCAACACGATGCAGGCGATGATCAGCGACAGCAGAATCACCCCCGCAGCGATGAACAGCAGCAAGTCGCGCTCGGGAAACGCGTTGTCACCCAGCAACAACGGCACCGACAAGGTACCCGCCAAGGTCACCGCACCACGCACCCCGCCAACGGTCAACAGCCAGCAGGAGCGCGCCGTCGGTACCGCAGTGATCTGCTTGGAGCCCCGCCAGCGGCGCAGCAGTACGGTCAGGCGCCACACACCTTGCACCCACACGAACCGCAGCAGCACCAGCACGATGAAAATCGCCATTACCTCCAGGGAACGCGAACTCATGCTCGACCACACATCGGTTTCGTGACTGGCAACCGCCTTGACGATATCCGGCAACTGCAGGCCGAGGATAAGGAAAATCAGGCCGTTGAACGAGAACTCCAGCAGCGACCAGACACTGCGATTAAGCAGACGCGTGGCCGTCTGCCGCGGCAGCAAGTCCAGCCAGCTTTGCATCATCCCGGCCGCCACCGCCGAGAGAATCCCCGAAGCGCCCAGGCGCTCGGCCAGCACATAGGAAGCGAACGGCAGCACCAGCATGAACACCACGTGGGTGGCTGGATCGTCCCAGCCGCGACTGATCATCCACACCCGCAAGCGCCCCACCAGCCAGCTCAACGCGACCCCCAGTGCCAGGCCGCCGACCGCGACCAGCACGAACGTCAGGCTGGCGTCGGCGAGGGAAAAGTAACCGGTCATGGCCGCCGCCAGGGCGAATTTGAAGGTCACCAGGCCCGACGCGTCGTTCATCAACGCTTCGCCCTGCAGGACATGCATCAACGGCGTCGGCAAACGATCCTGGGCAATGGCCGATACCGCCACGGCATCGGTCGGCGAAAGCACCGCGGCCAGCGCGAAAGCCACGGGCAGGGAGATCGACGGGATCAGCCAATGAATGAAGTAACCGGCGCCGATCACGGTGAACAGCACCAGGCCCACGGCCAGCGTCAGGATCGAACCGCGCAGGCGCCACAGCTCACGCTTGGGCATCCGCCAGCCATCGGAAAACAGCAACGGCGGCAGGAACAGAAACAGAAACAACTCCGGCTCCAACGCCACATGCAAGCCCAGTGTCGGCAACGCCAGCAGCGCCCCGGCGGCAATCTGCAGAATCGGCAAGGGCAGCGGCACCAGTCTCGCGACCAGCTTGGAGAGGCTCACGAGCATGAGCAGAATGAGGACGGTATAGGCAGTTTGCATGGGTGCGACGCGGTTCCTGTGCGGGCGGATTGACCAGGACGCCTCCAGGAAGAGAAGCGTCCGCTTGGCGGTTATGGTAACGGTTTACGACCGCGCTACGCTGCTGCACCAAGGTCGCACCATCAGATGAAGCTAACTTTCATCCAGCCCCAACGCCCGCCTGGCATAACCCTGTCACCTTTCCCCCAGACGCAGTCATGGCATCGAAACACGTGATGCCGCATAATTCGTCGATCAATCTTGCGGAGAACAGGGGACGGGCGGCCAGTGCCACCCGCCCGGCGATAATCCATGGCTTACACTCTCTATGGCATCAAAGCCTGCGACACCATGAAAAAGGCCCGTACCTGGCTTGACGAAAAACCGGTCGAGTATGTCTTCCATGACTACAAGACCCAGGGCATCGACCGCGAGCACCTGGCGCAGTGGTGCAACGAGCACGGCTGGCAGGTGGTGCTCAATCGCGCGGGCACCACGTTTCGCAAGCTCGAGGACGCTCAGAAGGCCGACCTCGACCAGGCCAAGGCCATCGAACTGATGCTCGCCCAGCCCTCGATGATCAAGCGCCCCGTGCTCGATCTGGGCCACAAGACCCTGATTGGCTTCAAACCCGACATTTATGCGGCGGCCGTCCAGTAAGTACTGGCACCCATGGCCCCCTTTAACTTGCAACGAGGTAATTGCATGTCCACCACTCCATTCAGCCTGGCCTTCGGCGTCGGCACTCAAAACCGCAACGGCACCTGGCTGGAAGTGTTCTACGCCCAACCACTGCTGAACCCGGCCGGCGACCTGATCCAGGCCATCGCCCCGCTGCTGGACTACACCGGCGGCAACCAGGCCATCACCTTCACCACCGCACAGGCCTCGCAACTGGCTGAAGCGCTGAAGACCGTCGACGCGAGCCAATCGGCGCTGCTGACGCGTCTGGCTGAAAGCCATCGTCCACTGGTCGCCACTATCCTGGCCGAAGACGTCGCCTTGACGTCTACCCCTGAGGCCTACCTCAAGCTGCACCTGCTGTCCCACCGCCTGGTCAAGCCGCACGGCGTGAGCCTGGCGGGTATCTTCCCGCTGCTGCCGAACGTGGCGTGGACCAGCCAAGGCGCCATCGACCTGGGCGAGCTGGCCGAGCGTCAACTCGAAGCACGCCTGAAAGGCGAGCTGCTGGAAGTGTTCTCGGTGGACAAGTTCCCGAAAATGACCGACTACGTGGTCCCGGCCGGCGTTCGTATCGCCGACAGCGCCCGTGTGCGCCTGGGTGCCTACATCGGCGAAGGCACCACCATCATGCACGAAGGCTTCGTCAACTTTAACGCGGGCACCGAAGGCCCTGGCATGATCGAAGGTCGCGTTTCGGCAGGCGTGTTCGTCGGCAAGGGTTCCGACCTGGGCGGCGGTTGCTCGACCATGGGCACCCTGTCAGGCGGCGGCAACATCATCATCAAGGTCGGCGAAGGCTGCCTGATCGGCGCCAACGCCGGTATCGGTATCCCGCTGGGCGACCGCAACACGGTTGAGTCCGGGCTGTATGTGACCGCCGGCACCAAAGTGGCGCTGCTGGACGAAAACAACCAGTTGGTCAAAGTGGTCAAGGCCCGAGACCTGGCTGGCCAGACCGACCTGCTGTTCCGTCGCAACTCGGAAACCGGCGCTGTGGAATGCAAAACCCACAAGTCGGCCATCGAGCTGAACGAAGCGCTGCACGCTCACAACTAAGTGGCGTACCGGGGTCGCCTGCAGGCGGCCCCGACTGCCAGAGCCTATACCCATGTTCCAGCCCTCTCCCTGGCGCGCCGATTTTCCGGCCATCGCCGCCTTGCAACGCCAGCAGCAGACCTACCTGGACAGCGCTGCCACCACGCAAAAGCCCCAGGCCCTGCTCGACGCGATTGCTCACTATTACAGCCATGGCGCCGCCAACGTGCACCGTGCGCAACACCTGCCTGGCGCCATGGCGACCCAGGCGTTCGAAGGCAGCCGGGAAAAGATCGCCCAATGGCTCAATGCCCCGAGCCCCAGCCAGATCATCTTTACCCACGGCGCCACCTCGGCCCTTAATCTGCTCGCCTATGGCCTGGAGAACGAGTTTCGCCCTGGCGACGAAATCGCCATCAGCGCCCTGGAGCATCACGCCAACCTGTTGCCTTGGCAGCAGCTGGCCCAACGCCGCGGGGTGAAGTTGGTGGTCTTGCCACTGACCGCCGGTGGAATGATCGACCTCGACAGCGCCGCTGCCCTGATCGGCCCTCGCACCCGCTTGCTCGCTGTCAGCCAGTTGTCCAACGTGCTCGGCACCTGGCAACCGCTGGATTCGCTGCTGGCCATGGCCCGCGCGCAGGATGCCTTGACCGTGGTCGATGGCGCCCAGGGCGTGGTCCACGGGCGGCATGACGTGCAGCAGCTCGACTGCGACTTCTATGTATTTTCCAGTCACAAGCTCTATGGCCCGGACGGCCTTGGCGCCCTGTACGGCAGTTGCCGCGGCCTGGGCCGCCTGCAGCACTGGCAGTTCGGCGGCGAAATGGTCCATGCCGCCGATTACCACGTAGCCAGTTTCCATCCAGCGCCCCTGGGTTTCGAAGCCGGCACGCCGCCGATCGCCAGTGTGATCGGCCTCAGCGCCAGCCTCGACTACCTCGGCGGCCTGGATACCAAGGCCGTACTGGCCCACGAGGCGGCTTTGCATCGCCAACTGCTGCGCGGCCTGCACGACCGCGAGGGCGTGCGAGTACTGGGTGACCCGCAGGCGGCGCTGGCCAGTTTTACCGTGGACGGCGTGCACAACGCCGACCTCGCCCACTTGCTGACCGACCAGGGTATCGCCGTGCGCGCCGGCCATCACTGCGCGATGCCGCTGCTCAAGCGCCTGGGCTTGCAGGGTGCAATCCGGGTATCGCTGGCCCTGTACAACGACAGCGATGACCTGCAGCGCTTTTTTGAAGCACTGGACAAGGCCTTGGAAATGCTTCGATGACCCTGCCGGACGCCGCAGCCCAGGCACTGCAAGCCTTTGAGCACGCCCCCGGCTGGGAACAGAGGGCGCGTCTGCTGATGCAATGGGGCGAACGCCTGGCGCCCATGAGCGAGGCTGAAAAGCGTGACGAACACCGCGTGCATGGCTGTGAAAGCCAGGCCTGGCTGAGCGCCGATTACTTCGACGGATGCTGGCATTTCAAGGCCTACAGCGATGCGCGCTTGATCCGTGGGCTGTTGGCACTGCTGCTGGTGCGGGTCGAAGGCTTGAGTGCTGTCGAGGCCGAAGCCCTTGACCTGCCGGCCTGGTTCACCGACCTGGGCCTGGCCCGACAGCTGTCGCCGTCGCGCAGTAACGGCATGAATGCGGTGCTCAAGCGGCTGCGGGAGTATCTGGCAGACATTCGCTAGGCACTCCGGCCTCTTCACAGCCGAACGCGCAACCTTGCTCCCATAGGGACCGGTCTTGAGCCGTACTTATGTGGGAGATTCTATGGTTTTGGGCAGTCAGTGCCGGCCCCTTCGCGAGCAAGCTTCGCTCCCACAGGCTTACATCGCACCGTTGTGGGAGCAAGGCTTGCCCGCGAAGACGCCGGCCCAGGTGACACAAAACCTTCAGCGCTCCGAGGGCCGCCGCGAGCCCGCGACGATCTTTTCCACCGCCTTGGACGCCGCCACCATGCCGAAGCTGGCGGTCACCATCATGACCGCGCCGAAGCCCCCGGCGCAGTCGAGCTTGACGCCCTCCCCCACGAAACCCTTCTGCAGGCACACGCTGCCATCGGGCAGTGGATACCGCAACTGCTCGGTGGAGTACACGCAGGGCACGCTGTAGTGCCGAGTCACATTGCGGGAAAACCCATAATCACGACGCAGCATCGAGCGCACGTTGGACGCCAGCGGATCGTTATACGTGCGGTTAAGGTCGCCGACCCGGATCAGCGTCGGATCGATCTGCCCGCCCGCGCCGCCGGTGGTGATGATGAGGATCTTGCGGCGCTTGCACCAGGCGATCAGAGCCGCCTTGGCATGGATGCTGTCGATGCAGTCGAGCACGCAGTCCATGTCCTGAGTGATGTACTCGGCCATGGTCTCGCGGGTGACGAAGTCGGCCACTGCATGCACCACGCAGTCGGGGTTGATCGCCCGTAAACGCTCGGCCATCACCTCGACCTTGGACTGGCCGATCGTGCCGGCCAGGGCGTGCAATTGGCGATTGCTGTTGCTGACGCAGACGTCGTCCAGATCGAACAGCGATATCTCCCCCACGCCGCTGCGGGCCATGGCTTCGGCCGCCCACGAGCCGACCCCGCCGACACCGACGATCGCCACATGGGCATCACGCAGGCGTTGCAGCCCCTGCACGCCATACAAACGGGCGATGCCGGCAAAACGGGGATCTTGTTCACTCATGGTTCGGGCCCTCGAAATTCGGCGCGCAGTATACATGCAGACAGCCTTGCTGGCCCCTTCGCTGCCGAACGCGCCAGCCCGCTTCGCCCATGGAGATACGTTGACTTGTGGCAACGGGCTTTGCGCGACGAGCCTCAGGAAAGCACCACGAGAACTTCGTCCACGAATTCCAATCCAAGAAACGTCCTACAGGCTATACCTATACAGTCCTACAGCGCCCGCGTAGGATTCGCGCCTCTCAAACCGCCCGTTCCCCCTATCGGAACCTGAACACCCTATGTCATCGCGTAAATTTGGTCTCAACCTTGTGGTGATCGTGGCGATTGCCGCCCTGTTCACCGGCTTCTGGGCCTTGATCAACCGTCCGGTGTCAGCACCCGACTGGCCGGATCAGATCTCCGGATTTTCCTACTCGCCGTTCCGCCTGGGGCAGAACCCGCAGAAAGGCGTGTACCCGTCCGACGAAGAAATGCGTCAGGACCTCGAACAAATGAGCAAGCTGACCGACCACATCCGTGTGTACTCGGTCGATGGCACCCAAGAGGACATCCCGCGTCTGGCTGAAGAGTTCGGCCTGCGCGTGACCCTGGGCGCCTGGATCGGCCCCGATCTGGAGCGCAACGAGCGGGAAATCGCCAAAGTCATCGAACTGGCCAACAGCACCCGCAGCGTCGTGCGCGTGGTGGTGGGCAACGAAGCGCTGTTTCGCAAGGAAGTCACGGTCAAGCAGTTGACCGACTACCTCGATCGCGTGCGGGCCGCCGTCAAAGTGCCAGTCACCACCTCCGAACAGTGGCACATCTGGGAACACAACCCGGAGCTGGCCAAGCACGTCGACCTGATCGCCGCGCACATCCTGCCGTACTGGGAATTCATCAAGGTGGGCAACGCCCAGCAGTTCGTGCTCGATCGCGCCCACGAACTGAAAAAGATGTTCCCGAAAAAACCGCTGCTGCTCTCTGAAGTGGGCTGGCCGAGCAATGGCCGCATGCGCGGTGGCGCCGATGCATCGCCAGCGGATCAGGCCATTTATCTGCGCAACCTGGTCAACACCCTCAATCGCCGTGGCTACAACTACTTCGTGATCGAGGCCTATGACCAGCCTTGGAAAGCCAGCGACGAAGGCTCGGTAGGCGCGTACTGGGGGGTTTTCAACGCCCAGCGCCAGCAGAAATTCAATTTTGAAGGCCCCATCGTCGCTATTCCGCAGTGGCGGGTACTGGCGATCGGCTCGGCGGTGCTGGCGACTCTGGCCTTGGCGCTGATGCTGATCGACGGCTCGGCGCTGCGTCAGCGCGGTCGGACCTTCCTGACCTTTATCGCCTTCCTGTGCGGGTCGGTGCTGGTGTGGATCGGTTATGACTACAGCCAGCAGTACAGCACCTGGTTCAGCCTGACGGTGGGCTTTTTGCTGGCACTCGGGGCGATGGGGGTCTTCATCGTGCTCCTGACCGAGGCCCATGAACTGGCCGAAGCGGTGTGGACCCACAAGCGCCGCCGGGAATTCCTGCCCAACGAGACCGACAGCGCTTACCGCCCCAAAGTCTCGATCCACGTGCCGTGCTACAACGAGCCGCCAGAGATGGTCAAACAGACCCTCAACGCCCTCGCCGCTCTGGATTACCCCGACTTCGAAGTGTTGCTGATCGACAACAACACCAAGGACCCGGCAGTCTGGGAGCCGGTCAAGGCGCATTGCGAAACCCTCGGCCCGCGCTTCAAGTTCTTCCACGTCGCGCCGTTGGCCGGGTTCAAGGGCGGCGCGCTCAACTACCTGCTGCCGCACACCGCCAAGGACGCCGAAGTGATCGCGGTGATCGACTCCGACTACTGCGTGCACCGCAACTGGCTCAAGCACATGGTGCCGCACTTCGCCGATCCGAAGATCGCCATCGTGCAGTCGCCGCAAGACTACCGCGACCAGGACGAAAGCACCTTCAAGAAGCTTTGCTACTCCGAGTACAAGGGCTTCTTCCATATCGGTATGGTCACCCGCAACGACCGCGACGCGATCATCCAGCATGGCACCATGACCATGACCCGCCGCAGCGTCCTCGAGGAACTGGGCTGGGCCGACTGGTGCATCTGCGAGGATGCCGAGCTGGGCCTGCGGGTGTTCGAGAAGGGCTGGTCGGCGGCGTATCACCACGAAAGCTATGGCAAGGGCTTGATGCCCGACACCTTTATCGACTTCAAGAAGCAGCGCTTCCGCTGGGCCTACGGCGCTATCCAGATCATCAAGCGCCACACCGCCAGCCTGCTGCGCGGCAAGGGCACCGAACTGACTCGCGGCCAGCGTTACCACTTCCTCGCGGGCTGGCTGCCGTGGGTCGCGGACGGCATGAACATCTTCTTCACCGTCGGCGCGCTGTTGTGGTCGGCGGCGATGATCATCGTGCCCCACCGGGTCGATCCGCCGCTGATGATCTTCGCGATTCCGCCATTGGCGCTGTTCGTGTTCAAGGTCGGCAAGATCATCTTCCTGTACCGCCGCGCGGTGGGCGTCAACCTCAAGGACGCCTTCGCGGCGGCCCTGGCGGGGCTGGCGCTGTCGCACACCATCGCCAAAGCGGTGCTGTACGGCTTCTTCACCACGACGATCCCGTTCTTCCGCACGCCGAAGAATGCAGACAGCCATGGCTTCTGGGTTGCCGTATCGGAGGCCCGCGAAGAGCTGTTCATCATGCTCTTGCTGTGGGGCGCGGCGGCCGGTATCTGCCTGGTGCAGGGGCTGCCGAGTTCCGACATGCGCTTCTGGGTCGCGATGCTGCTGGTGCAGTCGCTGCCGTACCTGGCGGCGCTGATCATGGCGCTGCTGTCGGCACAGCCTCGGCCGCTGCTGCAAACGGAGCCGGCGCAGGCGAAGTAGCCCGCGCCTGCAAGCCGGGGGCGCAATGCTCCCCGGCACACCGCTCAGAGATAGATCAATTCGATGGTCGCCTTGCCATCGAGCTGCACCTCACCGGTCAGCGTCAGCTCACTGGCGGGTGCTATCACCAGAAAATGGTTCAAGCCGAAGCTGGCGTCCTTGATCGGCACCGGGCCATCGGCGCTCCCGTATGCATCGGTAAAACCCAGCAATTGCCCATCGTTCGGGATGGCACTTGGCTCATCCTGGGCGCCGCCCCACTGTTGGCCGCGCGCATCGCTATAGGTGGTGAATGCCGACGTGCCATTGATCGTGGAACGATCAGGGTGTACCTCGACATAATGCGCACCGATCTTTTCTCCGCGACTGGTCAGGCCCAGGCCATAGGCCGCCCGGTACCAGTTATTGCCAACACTGCCGGCGCGGTCATCGACCCCGCGAACGCCAAACAAGGTGGCGGCATCGCAACTGATATTCAGCGTATTGACACGGTTTCGATCAATCACCGTCGCGGTGTGACGCTCCAACTCGGTGACCTTGATCTCGCCGAAATCCACCGTGCTGTTGCTCAGTGTCGGATAACAGGCGCCGGGGGTGATCTTGCCTGTGACGCCGAAGTCGATGGCTGACGAAGCCATGACACTGGCACTCGAGAACAGGCAGGCCGTGACTGACAAAACAATGGCTTTCATATCTTTTCATTCCTTTTCCAAGATAACGGGTCGGGTGCGGTTGCGCCCGCAGGGCATAGTGACCGCTTGGCACATAGCAGATGAACCGGGACACCGCTCCCTGGCAACCAACTGGCGCCTGCGCCCCACCCCGATTTGCTTTAACATAGCGGCCCTTATGCGCCCTTGATCCTGCTTTCGGAGTCTTTCCATGACGGCCCCCGCCGACCTCTCCCCTACCCTGCAACTGGCCTGCGACCTTATCCGTCGCCCCTCGGTGACGCCGGTCGATGCCGACTGCCAGAAGCTGATGATGCAGCGCCTGGGCGCAGCCGGGTTCGCGCTGGAGCCGATGCGTATCGAGGATGTCGACAACTTCTGGGCCTACCATGGCCAGGGCGATGGCCCGGTGCTGTGCTTCGCCGGGCATACCGACGTGGTGCCGACCGGCCCGGTCAGTGCCTGGCAGGTCGAGCCGTTCAATGCCTTGATCGATGAACACGGCATGCTCTGCGG
Proteins encoded:
- the dapD gene encoding 2,3,4,5-tetrahydropyridine-2,6-dicarboxylate N-succinyltransferase — encoded protein: MSTTPFSLAFGVGTQNRNGTWLEVFYAQPLLNPAGDLIQAIAPLLDYTGGNQAITFTTAQASQLAEALKTVDASQSALLTRLAESHRPLVATILAEDVALTSTPEAYLKLHLLSHRLVKPHGVSLAGIFPLLPNVAWTSQGAIDLGELAERQLEARLKGELLEVFSVDKFPKMTDYVVPAGVRIADSARVRLGAYIGEGTTIMHEGFVNFNAGTEGPGMIEGRVSAGVFVGKGSDLGGGCSTMGTLSGGGNIIIKVGEGCLIGANAGIGIPLGDRNTVESGLYVTAGTKVALLDENNQLVKVVKARDLAGQTDLLFRRNSETGAVECKTHKSAIELNEALHAHN
- a CDS encoding cysteine desulfurase, which encodes MFQPSPWRADFPAIAALQRQQQTYLDSAATTQKPQALLDAIAHYYSHGAANVHRAQHLPGAMATQAFEGSREKIAQWLNAPSPSQIIFTHGATSALNLLAYGLENEFRPGDEIAISALEHHANLLPWQQLAQRRGVKLVVLPLTAGGMIDLDSAAALIGPRTRLLAVSQLSNVLGTWQPLDSLLAMARAQDALTVVDGAQGVVHGRHDVQQLDCDFYVFSSHKLYGPDGLGALYGSCRGLGRLQHWQFGGEMVHAADYHVASFHPAPLGFEAGTPPIASVIGLSASLDYLGGLDTKAVLAHEAALHRQLLRGLHDREGVRVLGDPQAALASFTVDGVHNADLAHLLTDQGIAVRAGHHCAMPLLKRLGLQGAIRVSLALYNDSDDLQRFFEALDKALEMLR
- the dapC gene encoding succinyldiaminopimelate transaminase gives rise to the protein MNNALNQLQPYPFEKLRALLGGVQPAADKRPIALSIGEPKHASPAFVAQALTDNLDKMSVYPTTLGVPALREAIGHWCERRFGVPPGWIDPARHVLPVNGTREALFAFTQTVVQRSDDGLVISPNPFYQIYEGAALLAGAKPHYLPCLDDNGFNPDFDAVSAETWQRCQILFLCSPGNPTGALIPLQTLKKLIALADQYDFVIAADECYSELYFDEQSPPPGLLTACAELGRSDFKRCVVFHSLSKRSNLPGLRSGFVAGDAEILKAFLLYRTYHGCAMPVQTQLASVAAWNDEAHVRANRDLYREKFDAVLDILAPVMDVQRPDGSFYLWPKVEGDDAEFTRALFEEQHVTVVPGSYLSRDVDGLNPGAGRVRLALVAPLAECVEAAQRIRAFIQSR
- a CDS encoding [protein-PII] uridylyltransferase; amino-acid sequence: MPQVDPELFDRGQFQAELALKSSPIAAFKKAIRQARDVLDARFRSGRDIRRLIEDRAWFVDNILQQAWQQFDWSEEADIALLAVGGYGRGELHPYSDIDLLILLDSEDQEVFRDSIERFLTLLWDIGLEVGQSVRSVNECAQEALADLTVITNLMESRTIDGPESLRKRMIEVTSTAHMWPSKDFFLAKRAEQKTRHHKYFDTEYNLEPNVKGSPGGLRDIQTILWMARRQYGTLNLHALAGEGFLVESENNLLAASQEFLWKVRYALHMLAGRSEDRLLFDYQRHIAELLGFKDTDAKKAIERFMQQYYRVVMSIAELSDLIIQHFEEVILAEDDCCAVQPINSRFQLHDGYIEATHANVFKRTPFAMLEIFVLMAQTPEIKGVRADTIRLIREHRHLIDDSFRHDIRNTSLFIELFKCEIGIHRNLRRMNRYGILGRYLPEFGHIIGQMQHDLFHIYTVDAHTLNLIKHLRKLQYTQVSEKFPLASKIMCKLPKPELIYLAGLYHDIGKGRNGDHSELGAVDAEAFCQRHQLPAWDSRLIVWLVQNHLVMSTTAQRKDLSDPQVIHDFANLVGDDVHLDYLYVLTVADINATNPSLWNSWRASLLRQLYTETKRALRRGLENPLDREEQIRQTQSAALDILVRAGTDPDEVEQLWSQLGDDYFLRHTAGDVAWHSDAILQQPAHAEPLVLIKETTQREFEGGTQIFIYAPDQHDFFAVTVAAMDQLNLNIHDARIITSSSQFTLDTYIVLDTDGGSIGDNPARIQQIRDGLTEALRNPDDYPNIIQRRVPRQLKHFAFEPQVTISNDAGRPVTVLELSAPDRPGLLARIGKIFLEFDLSLQNAKIATLGERVEDVFFITDASNQPLSDPQLCSRLQESIVDHLKVNGIDPTRMSI
- a CDS encoding Na+/H+ antiporter, producing MQTAYTVLILLMLVSLSKLVARLVPLPLPILQIAAGALLALPTLGLHVALEPELFLFLFLPPLLFSDGWRMPKRELWRLRGSILTLAVGLVLFTVIGAGYFIHWLIPSISLPVAFALAAVLSPTDAVAVSAIAQDRLPTPLMHVLQGEALMNDASGLVTFKFALAAAMTGYFSLADASLTFVLVAVGGLALGVALSWLVGRLRVWMISRGWDDPATHVVFMLVLPFASYVLAERLGASGILSAVAAGMMQSWLDLLPRQTATRLLNRSVWSLLEFSFNGLIFLILGLQLPDIVKAVASHETDVWSSMSSRSLEVMAIFIVLVLLRFVWVQGVWRLTVLLRRWRGSKQITAVPTARSCWLLTVGGVRGAVTLAGTLSVPLLLGDNAFPERDLLLFIAAGVILLSLIIACIVLPLLLRGMDKGSDEKLHAEVRETRRQTAQEAIKALEAEELGDSGGDAAQAALATEMKAQLMAEYRHQLDIINDSEEAQAQALQMHQLERRLRLAALRAQRRKLYDLRRQRQIGDDVVRQLLAELDINEANLGVGK
- a CDS encoding ArsC family reductase — encoded protein: MAYTLYGIKACDTMKKARTWLDEKPVEYVFHDYKTQGIDREHLAQWCNEHGWQVVLNRAGTTFRKLEDAQKADLDQAKAIELMLAQPSMIKRPVLDLGHKTLIGFKPDIYAAAVQ